CGGATCTTGGCCGCCAGTCGCGAAAACTTCACACACGTATACTAGTATATAAATAAacgtatgtgtacatgtataatagaaaataagaatgattttatatattttaacaaaattaattatgcaaataattgTATGAAATTATTCAATTATAGTTACATCACCTCGTAATTATGTTTCCTTTCTCCCACAGAATCCTGCACGACATGGCAAGGTACATCCTGAGTCGGATcgtttcatgaaagaacttgTTGGACGTTTTCTctacagttgccatagtaacagtgcatCTCAgtcaatcagaatcaaggaaagttttcagatctgacaacttgtcggacaaaaatgttgaggaAATGCTCCCCTAATATGGGCTCTACCAACTCATCAAGAATCTGACCATGACCATTTTGTGGAAATGATCTGATAGAAGGAAGTACCCAAGTGTCTGATGACAACGAcgtgaattgttttttttaatatcattaacGATTCTATCATTTTGAAGATCTGTCACGAAAGTCactcaaatttcatgaaaaatgaatCTAGACGGAATAAATTACTCTTCGGAAGCTTCTTGAAAACAGTGACCAATCTGTATCCTCAATGGCATCTGAATAGCGGATGATTAATGAACAGTCAATATTAGCAGACCTTTATCGTCACAACCTCCTAGGATTGGAGCGAATAGAACTTGGGTGATACATCAGTAACTTCAAAATCGTATGTAGGCTACAGAAGTATTTTGGTTTAAGGGAATAATTCATTCAATTTCGAAAcaccatttttgtctcgcctgcatagcagagcgagactataggcgccgcttttcagacggcgacggcggcgtcaacatcaaatcttaacctaaggttaagtatttaaaatgacataacttagaaagtatttagacctagttcattaaacttagacataaggttaatcaagtattactgaacatcctgcctgagtttcaggtcacatgactaaggtcaaaggtcatttagggtcaatgatcttagaccatgttgggagaattattttcaaaatcttaaccgaacgttaagtttttgaaatgacatcataactttgaaaatttatggatctagttcatgaacttagacataaggttaatcaagtattagtgaacatcctgcttgagttaaaggtcacatgaccaaggtcaaaggtcatttagggtcaaagaactttggccaagtttggggtatttgttgaattaccaacataactttgaaaatttatggatctagttcatgaaacttggacattaggttaatcaagtaccactgaatatcctgtgcgagtttcaggtcacatgaccatggtcaatggtcatttaaggtcaatgaactttggccgtgttgggggtacttgttaaattaccatcctaactctgaaagtttatggatctagttcataaaacttggacataagagtaatcaagtatcactgaacatcctgtacgagtttcaggtcacatgaccatggtcaaaggtcattaaaggtcaatgaactttggccgtgttggggttatttgttgaattaccatcctaactctgaaagtttatggatctagttcataaaacttgggatataagagtaattaagtatcactgaacatcccctgagagtttcaggtcacaaaaccaaggtcaaaggtcagttaaggtcaataaacttaggccatgttggggtaattgttgaattgccatcataactttgaaagtttatggatagagtgaatgaaatgtggtcatgggtgtagttgacaagtcttaagtcaccgttcaaatgtcatttatggtcaatgaatgtggtattatgtcattatatgaatggtgtttttgtgaatgattattttgtagtAGTTTTcgaagttagcactgctgctatatcaaatcgcgtaatacaggcgagactgccagaggcgttccacttgttactcGTTACAAAATGGATGGGAAACATACCACCACCATTCTCATTTTCCTGCTTATGGCAGTCAATCTTTCTGAGACGGTTAAGACTTTCAGCGGAATAGCGGAACTTATACTCCCGCAATCGTCAAACCTGAACATTACAAAAGATTTCGTTCAACATCTTGATGCTTCGCTAGAAAACATACTCTCAGGAGTTGTTGATGATGTTATAGTCTCTTTGATTCATACTACTGCAGCTAATCGAATGATGGTTTCTTTTCTAGCACATTTTGAAGACTTCGAAATAATCCCTGCTTGTCTTTCTAGAGGTGCATTTCATTACACGAGTGGATTGTCTTCCTTTTCATATACGATAAGTAAAGTATCATTGCAGAACTTTCGAAATAACTTTCATAACGAATGCTTTGATAATAAATACAATGTAGCATATTTTGAATATGTTGAAGAGGATTGTAAATTTGAGAAATTTGCATGCGAATTAGACTTTGATCTAAATCGGATATCAAGATATGAAATTAATAAGGGCGGATCAGTTTTGTACAATTTTTACTGCATCTCCGTGGATTATGCAGATGGAGAGTGTGTGGTGGCAGATGGGTGGTTAAAACTTGAATGGGATCAGCGAAATGACTTAAATTgctcaatcaatcaaaatatgattatgaCGTTGAGACCGGACTTTGAATTCATCGATGATATTGACCTTCAAGAAACAAGTCGTATCAATATATTCCCCATTTCGCTTCCCTGCATAGATCTAAGAATTTCACCACCAATAATCCCAATAAGTGGTGATCAGACGTGGGATAAACTCCCAAACTGGTTAAAGGTGTGTCTACGAATCCTAAATGGCATGTCTTTATGTGCTCTTCTCTTCTGCTTGCTAACCTTCGCCTTGTTCAAAGAGCTTCGTAATGCGCATGGTAAGAATGTTTTGTGCCTCGTAGTTGCAACATTGCTATCTCTCTTTTATACATCAGGATATATACCACTCCAAACTGACAATCCTGGACTTTGTGTCTTAATAGCTACTCTCATCTACTTCCTTGTACTCGTACCCAACTACTGGTGGACAGCAGTTGCCATTTTCCTAGCGTGGACTCTTGGCAGGAAAGGTATACATCGCATGGAAGAAATATCTGGGAGCCGATTTTTTATTCTCTTGTCCCTTTTTGGATGGGGTCTTCCTCTAATATTCTCACTTATCCCCATATTTCTTCTAATGGGAGGCATCAAGGGATATGATATCGACGGATATTGCTGGATAACAACCGGCTGGCCGATCCTTGTCCTAACAGCCCAATCTTTCATACCATTCCTCATTGATTGCATACTGTTCGGTCTGGTGATTTACAGATTAAGAGAAACTCGACATAATCTGGCATCTATGGATTCTTCAGGAAAGAACAGACGAATAGCTGATCGTCAATTAACAATAAAGGTACATTGCTAAACTCCAAATCAAAATGAGTTTTAGATTTTCATAGATTAGATATTAGGCAAATCTTACAACATATTTGTCAAATAGTCATCGGTCTTAGTAGAGATGTGACCAAATACCTACCTCTTGCTCGGAAAGTTTTGATAAACCAATGAATATTTGGGTAGAATTCAGCAGGATTTTTTAACGTAATGAAAGGGGGTATTTTGTTTGTTGTGAGAAATAAATTAAGATGTCAAGTTTGTGTAACTAGCAATGTTCATGAACATGTAGGCGAAAAAGCGAATATGTTCATAGTGTCAAgttcaaattgaaattgaattgcgttGAAATTTCAATCTCGAGTGTATATTTGGTTAAAAACTTGTAATCGAATATTAGGTTTTGACAAATTTGAAAGGGGAAGGGGGTGGGCAACTGCCATAAGTTTCATATTTTCCCCCTCATCAGTGAGGTAAAATCGCGTAGATTTGTAACGAAATTATTATTCCAGATGGATAACGAATAGTTGTGAAACAATCATTATACTTCATATTGGCGGGTGAAGTAGTTTGTGACAACTTAGTATATACCACGTCCATAGAAATATATCTCAATGACCAAATCGTATCTGAAGTGCACCGGAAGCAATGATACTATGACCGTATATTCaacaattttctttccttcatttagATGATGGCAATCTTTGGAGTCTTCTGGCTTCCTTCTTGGATCTTCTTTG
This is a stretch of genomic DNA from Lytechinus pictus isolate F3 Inbred unplaced genomic scaffold, Lp3.0 scaffold_19, whole genome shotgun sequence. It encodes these proteins:
- the LOC129260972 gene encoding uncharacterized protein LOC129260972; this encodes MDGKHTTTILIFLLMAVNLSETVKTFSGIAELILPQSSNLNITKDFVQHLDASLENILSGVVDDVIVSLIHTTAANRMMVSFLAHFEDFEIIPACLSRGAFHYTSGLSSFSYTISKVSLQNFRNNFHNECFDNKYNVAYFEYVEEDCKFEKFACELDFDLNRISRYEINKGGSVLYNFYCISVDYADGECVVADGWLKLEWDQRNDLNCSINQNMIMTLRPDFEFIDDIDLQETSRINIFPISLPCIDLRISPPIIPISGDQTWDKLPNWLKVCLRILNGMSLCALLFCLLTFALFKELRNAHGKNVLCLVVATLLSLFYTSGYIPLQTDNPGLCVLIATLIYFLVLVPNYWWTAVAIFLAWTLGRKGIHRMEEISGSRFFILLSLFGWGLPLIFSLIPIFLLMGGIKGYDIDGYCWITTGWPILVLTAQSFIPFLIDCILFGLVIYRLRETRHNLASMDSSGKNRRIADRQLTIKMMAIFGVFWLPSWIFFVAFLIHPISSLAIISQVLNQLSTFILPIVLCCNKRVAALWKAKLAPLRDHLSSSTNSTPTDSRNANKQTANDKPFIPSDITPRDHKDVELHEMQT